The nucleotide window caGCAGAAACAATAACTGCATCTAAGTGAAAAAGGGTGACCATGTTGCCAGGCAAGAGGATGGTAGATAGATTTAGAGGGGAATTGAATGAGAAGTGAACTAGAGATTAAGAAATAGACAGAAAGATAGCATAGTAAAAATTGAAGTGGATGAGAATGCAAAAGACTGCAAGAAGTAGTGGAACCTGGAAGAGGCTTATGCTCATTAGTGGACCTAGCTTCCAgaatataattcttaatattaaatgtttagaaattaaAGAACAGCCTGTTGaaacacacaataataataaataaaacttacagaataacaaaatttaacacaataagcagtgtttataaaaaaacaaatttgactaCTAACACTATCTGAAATAACAGAAAccatagtaagtaataaatacactattaatggaatttaaaataattgtggtaaaaacatataattataagagcaacagaaaatatgaaatataaatccaTTGAGCAACACAATATCACTCACTTGTATGttgattatgataatttttattttcattttaataatacctGCAGAAAAATCTTACACAAACAGCAGACTtaccgtaataaaataaaaattaataaaaaataccaacCACCATCCCAATATTGATCTTAGATCCATCCTTCCTTTCCTCTATCGATTCATCCACTACTAGATTCATAAATGGGTCAAACCCTCTAAGAATTCCAGTAACATGTCTTCCTCCATTcagttttactacaaaaaaatcatgcatataaaatttattctttcacaaattaatataacaataaaaaattgaaaaaacaatagttgtaataaataacactaaaataataaacaactggCATAATGATTTAGAATAAAAAGTGGTTGTAAGTTTTCAAAGGCCAAGCaatttgttaaaagaaagaaaatgtaagtttcaaattCAATAGGTTTGTAGGTGTTTGCAAGTAACTACGAGGTCTGTACATAAGGTAATGAGACTAGtgttttttggcagccaaagtggcaacactgtaaagttactagtaaacatatggttatatgaacagctgatttatattaggtattaatattgttagtctactgttgccacgtgagatgtaaacaaacctTTTGTGAAAtcagtttttgttgtgcattacaaaaaatgAGTGGTACTAactatgagcaatgttgtgcaatcaagttttgtgttaaactcagagtgaatgttactgaaactttttcaaaacaatcttttttttttttgaaaagggtGTATGGCGATTacgctctgtcacaagcccaagtttttaggtggtttaaagcattttcaggtggctgggaatcagttgcaaacgatccacactctggaagaccgttaacgtcaaaaagttaTGACAATGTTGCATGAATCAGACTTGATACAGTACAACTGACAATTAACTGTTAGATTGATTAACATtagtgcaaaattggtcccaaaaaaactcactgttgaacagaaaaacaatagtGCAAGTGTGCTGTGATCTTCtgtggtgaattgaaactgatcctaatttcatcctctgaagaatgcctaatggTGAAttcagaggtaaaaaaaaataaaatttgtttgaatgcataaaaaaaaCTCTATTTCTATTCACGTCaaagtataacttcttacatgcatacataagtacacacgagctGTTTATTATGTAACTATTTTTGCAACTACTTTGATGGTCCCACATTAAAATTTTGGTGTGAATGAACTTAAatcacaataatatatttttttattaccttgcaTCTTCCACTGCTATTGCTCTTGTACACAGatttctattaatgaaatttaaatattgtgtttacTTCACTGGTGTAATTTTTTACCACTCTTTCTATGATTTAGAATACTACAGGATTGATGTAAATGCAGTGTggaagttttaaatttaactgcaATCTCAATTATTTTACAGGTCATTACATGTAAAGTTCAAGGACTCAATCTGACCTGACATTGTTCTTGGATTTGTATAAATAATCCAACCACAAAAATAGTAGAGCGGTGAATTTTAAGTCCTTAACTTGTTCAGTTCATATTTTATGAGCTATCAACAATAAAGAATGTTCATTAACCTTCATACCattgaaaatgttttcttctGCCGTATTTAGGcatcattttatttctgttaacattttaaagcacgaaaattcatttatataacatgcattatattaaattatgaaaaataggaCTTTTGAACACACACTCATCCAACACCATACTAcgtagttccttggttgtccgagaTGGTGCTACTTGTATTgactacaaaaatttagttcaggaacttttcagatATACTGTATATGTCAGCAAACGATTCAAAAAGCTACCTGAAGCAGAAGGTAAGAAGAGCACAAGATGCTATTGCTACTACAGCATCAGCTGCTGCTGGTTTGGGTGTTACCGATGTAATGCAAACATTAAAGAGTAGCAGTGTGAAGGATGTAAAAATCTGGATATCCTGATTGAAGAGCTCAAAGTCAAACTTTTGATCTCAGCTCCCCCATAACAAGTTCAGATTTAGCACCCAGTAGCTGGAGTATTGAGAAAAAGCTGACAAATTCCAGGGTTCAATGCGAATGGTGAAGCAGGCCAGAAAGTTCAAATCTAAGTTGGTATTTTGGTGACACCAGAAACAAAAGGAggaaaaaaactgaataatgatATTAGACAATGGGTcatcaaattttttgaagatgatgaattTTCGCAAATCTGTCCaggaaagaaagattttgtttcatttagGATAAATGGTGAAAAAGTCCAAATGCAGAAATGTCTACTTCTgtgcaatttaaaagaaatattcaagCTTACTGTACACATTATAGCTGTGAAATAGACTTCTAAAAATTTTGTGACCATTGGCTAAAGTGATGCATTACAGTTGATGCTGCTGGCACACATTCAGTTTGCATTTGTACcattcatcaaaatgttaagctcATGATAGCTACAACATCCATCAAGGATGACTACaaggtatttattgaaaaacttagAAAGCTTAGAATCTAAGGATTGCAAGTTACAACATTGTGAACAGTGTCCTGGGAAAACTGGATTGGAGTCCTATTAGATAAGCTTAAAAAGAATGACTTGGAGGAACAAATGAAATATAAGCAGTGGATTCATATAGACAGACACACATTGGAGATGCAACAGGCAactatggaaaattttattgaagagcTTTACTTAGGTATTTTGCCTGACTAGTCacaattttgtttcaaaacatcAAAGTTCATACTTAGAACAACTGAAGGCAAATTTAGATGAAGGATATTCCATTTTGATGCAacgaagtttaaaaattttattgtatcactaattttgaatttgatgatatttggtatataactagCCACCTTGTAGTgggcaaaaattttttttttattttgaaaattatttttcttgagtaatacaGTATTTTCTAACTAgctaacaggtaaaaacagccatttttgtcactttttccatgagctgtagcattcttattttacatcaaacagAGGTGTCAAAAAGGGCATTTCAGAATTAGTAAAGGTAGAACTTCATCTTAGtgcacttaaaattaattttgttacataaccaaatcttgtaatgtttactgatgttacgttaacaaattgttttgtttttttttttcaaattttcgaatcaaaataaataatgaagggcttaaggtaacaagcctgttttttacttttgaactcttaggtactagtagtatttataaaaaaaaattggactgttaccgagtgtcctttattaaaaataaatggccACCAagttgtaagattttgaaaatgtctcatttttaggGCCCAAAACCACATGTAGGACAggtgataaaaatgtaaaatgtttataacagtaagtactttttatctattttaaaaacatataaaatttactttgttactcaaaggggttgacaagtaatgaagccatcaaaaccgtTAAAAATACTATTCCTTCTAACCATGAACAATGTTCcaattcacagcatgtattttttcaggtaataatgtaggcctacaaTATAAGATAgtttgatatgtctataatgagatagcttatattctagatagtttattacttaaattacaactcacacacacaaactcatgtttaacATGAATGTGAATAGGCATGAATGTTTACGTAATCCTAATGCAAACATGcagaaggctcagttactgtttgATTTCAATGTGAAATGATGTATTGTTGCTaatgttaatactgtggttaagTAATGTACACttgtatataaagtaattttattagcagtaaaCTTCTCTTTAAtgcgatatattttatttttaaatctattaattaaagaaatttttattttagctgtagagaaacaGGGATAAGACAAAATGATGTGCAATTggtagtttataatttatactaactgtattgttattgtaagaacccttgaattttataaaaacgaactatggagtgttcaattggcaATCACATCAAATCAGTATGTCACAcattgacttacaatagatcttcagtattgcacaatatttttaattttactgaatagcAAATAACATAGATAACTTTAAGTGGATGCACTGAAACAAAAACTATCTGaacttttcataaaaccaaatatttagataaatattttcataataatgggaaaagttgctctgacccatttagccGTCACACTAAACCAGTTAATAAATCTCTTCAAGAAATATCTTTcacactttcaacaagcaatccaattttaaaattaatttcagacaGAGCACTGTAAACACTGATATACTCAGAAGTCAGTCTTTTGGTATAAGTTTTTTGGACAGctaaagtaattacaaaaattaattatttccacTCCAAAACTTAACGCAACTTTGACAATGTATctgtagagttaaaaaaaatcataacactaAAATAGCCACCCTACAATAACCTTAAACTGCAaaccacgtaaaaaaaaaatgattcattctTTTGCACTAATTCAATGATCAATTTTCAAATCATATATTTATGATTGTGAGAGATTAGAATGTAAATCACTCTTATAAACAATACagtcattctcaaaaataacaaatccCTCTAGCCAAGCTTACAAAATGATGCGAAACAAAAGGTTTTTCTTCATGTAAACGTTCCCAAATAAATCGTTACTTGTAACAATTGAAACTCACAGATCCAAAACGTGTCAACAATTCTAGAAAATCACGGTCTTTCCATACAGTGCACATGATTACAATAAAAGACAACTGTTGACTTGTGTCATTTGTAATTCGTGTACTTTAAATAGGTTACAGTTATAAGAAAGTAAGGGTAGATCGTGCAAAGCAACAAAATAATGTATCTTCTTCTGTCAAGGAATAAACCTACATTGCTCTTATGAGGGGATGATATAACTTAATTTTCAGAGAATTAATGTGAAAAGAGGAGACCGAGATACAATCTCACAGAATACCACTGCCACCAACATGCACACACAGTAAACACAACTATAACCTAATGGTTACAtcacaaacaaaacaatttttataatacagtaaaaacgATACAATGAAATACTTACATGATAATTTTTTGTCCATGTACCTGCAACAAAATAGTGCGTCAGCAGAGACAAAACAACACATAGTTAcacactttttaataataatcatgtttaaatatataactcAACTGTGGAAACTGAAATGATTTAACACAATAAAACTACTTTTCTACAAGTTTTGGCACATAACTAAGTAAAAGAAGTGATTTGGGCAATTGCAAGAAACCAACTTTGAATTAATCAATAGCATACTTTCAGAAACCTGAAATGTATCCAATACTAACTAAATGTAACACTGATGCTactaaataaatggaaatattatcTGGTCAAAAATGTTGGATGTTTGGTCAATATTGAGGATAAATATCTAAGGAATTATCAATTACACTTTCAAtcagtatatgtgtgtgtgtgtgtgtgtctgcaaTGTGTGTATGAGAGAGaacagtatataaaaatgtaaaataataactatttaaaccatcaagacaataaattattacactcACTTTCTAAATTATACTTCAGTTGTTTTTCACACCATCAGTCTGTTTTAAAACACAGACGTTAAAATGATTCAGTAAAGCCCTTGCCAAAAAAGCTTCAGTTGTTAATTACCTGCAACTAGTCTTTCTTGactttttagtattaatatcCTAATCACCATAATCAAATTTTGTTAACCAATTTATCAGTTACCAGTTAACATGCTTCTTCTAAATTTAACCAATACCAAACATTACTTTACAAGAAACAAATCAACAGGATAAAAAAGGAATTggatacaattatttaataaaacagaaaaaataacaaatatttacaataaatatagttcatatacaaattgattttacaagttaaaaatattttgaagccattaaaaatatcaaaatagaaCTGACAGACATCATTCATgtggtatatataaaataaaatttggcaattttaatataagaataggaaaaataaacaaattttataaataatggaaatattttcaaaacattaaaaactaatatcaatGGAAACATTGATATtggtttttaatacaataaatggtTTGAAATGAAAATCAGAAGAGGTGGAAGGAGGGAGCTTTCCTCCCTATTTCACAATATCATTATACTgttctaataatttatatatattttaatctagaTTTATATTATCCTAGTCTGTTTAGTACCTTAAGGGCTaaccctaaatttttattaaagtaataggTGAATTTACAATGTTAACAGTATTAATGTTAACGTTATTGTAGTTtgctaaattaaatgtaaatatgtcCTGCTAAACAGTGCTACCCTCTACAAATGcaaccataattttatttacacgcATGACTTAAGTAATGCATAGAATTTTTCTTAttccatataattaaaattagggATCGTTTCCATTGACAGCATTTTTGTTGGGAATAGTGTAAACGTGCCTCAGTATAGGATGGAATGACATTATAGTCACAAGGCACACCATTACCACTGCCACAagcagtatttaatttacttatcatATTACGTTCCCCAGAAATCATACAAGCGAGTTGATtcctattttatttctatatagtgAATGTTTAGTATTAAATCAAAATacacatttgtaaaaataaaaataactttaaaatattaaggaaagtaataaataatattgtaatcaaTCAGATACTGAATCGTTACTACTCTGACAATAATCTGGCCCCACCAACTTACAGCCAGCGGTCCAGTCAGTTGTGCCAGCAATATGTAACAAAGATGTCATTCCAGTTTATGGTGCGCTTAAACTATTCCCAACAAAAGTGCAAAAGTTGCCACTTAATGGAAAAGATCCAGAATTACTATATATTAAATGCACGATGATAATTTTGCAAATTTGCGACATAGCATAATCCATTATTCATAAAATGGCCCTCACTGCATTTTTAACACAAATCT belongs to Lycorma delicatula isolate Av1 chromosome 1, ASM4794821v1, whole genome shotgun sequence and includes:
- the SNRPG gene encoding small nuclear ribonucleoprotein G, translating into MSKAHPPELKKYMDKKLSLKLNGGRHVTGILRGFDPFMNLVVDESIEERKDGSKINIGMVVIRGNSIIMLESLDRI